CGAGCATTCCAGGTATCCCTTTGCACGGATCTCCTGGGCCACCTGTTTGCCCTCCGAGGCTGTGGTGCAGTTAGCACGATACGGTCCCATCTCACGATGGTCTGTCTGTGTAGCAACAACCAGAACAGGTGCTTTCGGAAGAAATTCCCTTACCTCAGCGATCCATTTATGCCGGAGATTATGTAATGAGTTAGGATTTGCTACCGAATAACATAGTAAAACCACATCTGCTAGCTGATAAGACATAGGCCGAATTTGGTGGAAGGTGTCGTGCCCTGCTGTATCCCACAATCCCAAACTGATCTGGATTCCATCCATGAATACATCAACGCCAGTGTTTTCATAGACAGTGGGTCTGTAGCTGTCTGGGAATGTTTCAGAAGTGAAGCGTACAAGGAGTGCTGTTTTACCCACTGCACAGTCTCCAACCAGTACACATTTCACAGAGGTATCTGGCAAACCATTCATGATTTCTTTGTTCTGGGTGTTGTTATTATAAGCTGTGGTTTAGTAGGCCGAAACAGAGATAATCAGGGGTGTCCGAGGGATGATGAAGTCATCATTTGAGTTACAGGTTTTCAACACTATGATGACCAAGAGTAAAAGCCCTTTgttttgcaatttcatatttTAGTCCTCTGCTCTGTAATCCAGTGAAAGCTTAGGAACTGCGTTCATTATGTACCGTTTTGTTCAAGCAGCACATTCAGAAGAGAGATGTCTGTCGACTTCGATCGTTTGACCGTTTTACCCGGTCTCTGACTCCTggatatttgagaaaataaaata
This DNA window, taken from Xyrauchen texanus isolate HMW12.3.18 chromosome 5, RBS_HiC_50CHRs, whole genome shotgun sequence, encodes the following:
- the LOC127644258 gene encoding rho-related GTP-binding protein RhoH-like; its protein translation is MNGLPDTSVKCVLVGDCAVGKTALLVRFTSETFPDSYRPTVYENTGVDVFMDGIQISLGLWDTAGHDTFHQIRPMSYQLADVVLLCYSVANPNSLHNLRHKWIAEVREFLPKAPVLVVATQTDHREMGPYRANCTTASEGKQVAQEIRAKGYLECSALSNRGVQQVFECAVRTAINRARRRTRRRLLDFNPCKVS